The window GCACGGCCCGCGAGGCCGGGCTGGGCTGGGCCGGCGACGACGCGTTCGTCGCCGAGGCGGAGCGCATCATCTCGCTGTCCAACGAGGGCTGGATGGCAAAGATGATCGAGCAGGATGGCGCTGCGCAGCCGTGACATCACTGGTTGTGCCATATAGCATCGTCGATAGTCGTCGTTGACCGTCGTCGTGGGCGGTCGTCCGTCCACTCCCGACTCCAAATGGGGGAACCGACGTGGATCGCACCGCACGCCAGCCCGATCCGACCGCGCCGCCACTGGACGACCTCCGGCGTACCCCGCTCGGCCGGATCTCCCTCGACCGGGCCCGGTCCGTCGCGCGCGTGGCCGGCCGGAGGGAGGATCGTCCGGCGCGTGTCGACGTCGCGGCGTTCAGCTCTGCGATCTGAGCCGGACGGGCAGCCGACCGGGCAGGTCGCCCCGCTGACGCAGTACGTGCTGAAGCTGGTCAGCCGCTGCGACCTCGCCTGCGACCACTGCTACGTCTACGAGCACCCCGACCAGTCCTGGCGGCGCCAGCCCCGGGTGATGGCCTCCGCCACGGTGGCGGCGGCCGCGGAGCGGATCGCGGAGCACGCGGCGGCGCACCGGCTCGACGCCGTACGGGTGGTCCTGCACGGCGGCGAGCCCCTGCTCGCCGGCGCCGCCCGGCTCGACTCCACTGCCGGCACCCTGCGGCGCGTCATCGGCCCGGTGGCCCGCCTCGACCTGCGGATGCAGTCCAACGGTGTGCTGCTCACCCCGGCGACCTGCGACGTGCTGGTCACCCACGACGTCAAGGTGGGGATCTCGCTCGACGGCGACCGGGCCGCCAACGACCGGCACCGCCGCCACGCCAACGGGTCGAGCAGCCACCGCCAGGTGCTGCGGGCGTTGTCGCTGCTGCGCAGCCCCGCGTACCGCAGCAGCTACGCGGGCATCCTCTGCACCGTCGACCTCGCCAACGACCCGATCCGGGTGTACGAGGCGCTGCTGGCCGAGGAGCCTCCGCACGTCGACTTCCTGCTGCCGCATGCCAACTGGGACAACCCGCCCGCCCGGCCCGACGGCCCCGCCACTCCGTACGCCGACTGGCTGCTGGCCGTCCACCGGCGGTGGCTGGCCGACGGGCGTCCGGTGCCGATCCGCCTGCTGGAGTCCCTGCTCTCCACCGCGTCCGGGCACGGCAGCCGCAGCGAGGCGGTCGGGCTCGGCCCGGCCGACCTGGTCGTCGTCGAGACCGACGGCACCTTCGAGCAGGTCGACTCGCTCAAGTCCGCCTTCGACGGCGCCGCGGCCACCGGCCTGGACGTCTTCCGCCACCGGGTGGACGATGCCGCGGCCCACCCGGCGATCGCCGTACGGCAGACCGGTCTCGACGGTCTCTGCGCGACCTGCCGCGCGTGCCCGGTGGTCGGGCACTGCGGCGGCGGGCTCTACGCCCACCGGTACCGCGCCGGGGACGGCTTCGACAACCCGTCCGTCTACTGCCCGGACCTGCTGGAACTCGTCCGGGTGGTGACGGCGGCGCCGGTCGCCGACGAACCCGACCGGCCCACGGACTCGCTCCACCCGCGCGTCCTCGACGACCTGGCGACCGGCGCGGGCGCGGCGGGCTCGGCCGCGCAGCTCGCCGCCGTCCACCTGGCGCTGGTGCGCGCCCTGCTGGTCGCGCTCAGCGAGCGGGCCGCGGGCGACCCGGTGGCGGCCGACGGGTGGCGGCTGCTGGTCCACCTGGACGACGCGCATCCCGATGCCGTCCGCGCCGTGCTGGCCCACCCCTTCGTGCGCCGTTGGGCACGGCGCTGCCGGGACGGGACGGCCGAGCTGTCCTACCTGGCCTGCGTGGCGGCGGCCGCCGCCGTCCGCGCCCGGGTCCGGGCCGACCTGCCCGTCCCGGTGCGCGACGGGGTGGTCAGCCTGCCGACGCTCGGCGCGCTCGCGGTCGGTGCCGAGCGGGGCGTCGTCAGGCTCGTCGTCGACGACGGCGACGTCCGGCTCGCCGGCCGGCGGATCGCCGTCCTCCCGGGCCACGACGGCGACCCGGCCCGAAAGGACGGGCCGGACGGCTGGCTGCCGGTGCGTGCCGTCCGTCTCGGCGGGAACCGGCTGCTGTTGGAGGACACCGATCCGCACCGGGACGGCTACGACCTGCCGGTCGAGCCGCGGCTGTCCGGCGCCGCCGCGCTGGGGTGGACGCGGCGGCTGGAGGGGGCGGTGCGGCGGATCGACGCCGAGGCCACCAGCTACACGGCGGGCGTACGCACCCTGTTGCGGGCCGTCGTGCCGCTGCGCGCGGAGCCGACCGGCCGGTTCCGCAGTGCCGCCGCCGGCGTCGCCTTCGGCGCGGTGGCCGTCACGGCCGTACCCGACGACGCCACCCTCGCCGTCCTGCTCGTGCACGAGGTGCAGCACCTCAAGCTCAGCGCGGTGCTGGACGTCTGCGACCTGTTCGACCGCGACGACACCCGGACGCTGCGCGTGCCGTGGCGGGACGACCCGCGCCCGGTGGAGGGCGTGCTGCACGGCGTCTACGCCCATCTGGCCGTCGCCGACGTGTGGCGCCACCGCCCCGGGCCGGCCGCCGGGGACCACTTCCGCCGCTACCGGGACTGGACCGACGGGGCCCTCGACGCCCTGCTCGACCTCGGCGTCCTGACCGCCGCCGGCGAGCGGTTCGTCGGGGGGATGCGCGCCACCGTGGACACATGGCCGTGACCGCCGGCCCGCTCCGGCGGGCCACGCTGACGGCGGACCTGCGCGCGCTGGGACTGCGGCCGGGGTCCACCGTGCTGGTGCACTGCGCCCTGTCCCGCGTCGGTCGGGTGGCGGGCGGCCCCGCCACGCTGCTGGCCGCCCTGCGGGACGTGCTGGGCGGAGCGGGCACGGTGGTCGTACCGGCGCAGACAGCTGGCAACTCCACCACCTCGCGGGCGTTCCGGGTGGCGACCGCCGGCTTGGGCCCCGCCGGAGTCGCGGCGGCGGAGGCGGCCATCGTGCCGTTCGACCCGGAGCGCAGCCCCGCCGAGGGCATGGGGGTCTTCGCCGAGCACGTACGCCGGCAGCCGGGAGCCTCCCGGAGCCACCACCCGCAGACCTCCTTCGCCGCCCTCGGCCCCGACGCGGCCCGGCTGACCGCCGTCCACGACCTCGACTGCCACCTCGGCGAACGCTCACCCCTCGGCGCGCTCCACGCCGCCGACGCCGTGGTGCTGCTGCTCGGCGTCGACTGGTCGGTCTGCACGGCGTTCCACCTGGCCGAGTACCGGCTGCGCCGCCCGCCGGTCGACCGGGCGTACCGGTGCTACGTGCGCGACGCCGCCGGGCGGCGGGTCCGGCACGACTTCCAGGCCCTCGATCTCCACGACACCGACTTTCCGCTGATCGGCCGGGCACTGACGGAGGCCGGCGCGGTGCGGCGCGGGCCGGTCGGCGGCGCCGACTGCCGGCTCACGGACCTTCGGGTGGCCGTCGACTTCGCCCGGGGGTGGATGGATGAGCACCGGCGGTGACGAGCGGGGCAGCGGAGGGTTGGCCACGGTCGATACTGTGGACGGTCGGGAGTCGCCGCACCGGTCGGGAGCCTCAGTTGACAGAGGGCACGCTCTGGGAGGACGAGAGCGCCCCCGTGTTCTTTCTCAGCTATGCCCACAAGAAGAACCAGGTCGCGGCGCCCCGGGACACCAACCAGAAGGTCTTCCAGCTCTTCGTCGACCTCTCCGACCATGTCGTCGAGCTGCTCGGCCTCGGCCCGGGGCGCACGGCCGGATTCATGGACCGGATGCTCGACGGCGGGCAGGTATGGACCGACGACCTGGCCTTCGCCGCCGGGCACTGCCAGGTCTTCATCCCGTTGATCTCCACTCACTACCTCAACAGCGACTGGTGTGCCCGCGAGTGGGACGCGTTCACCCGCCGGCCGATACTGACCCGGCCGGGTGCCGAGCCGTCGGCGGGGGAGACGCCGGTCATCCCGGTCAACTGGTCCCTGGTGGAGCGTCGCCGGCTGCCGGCGGCCGTGTCGCGGAGGCAGATGTTCACCCCCACCCGGCTGCCCCCGGAGATCGCTCCGCAATACCACGAAGAGGGCATCTACGGTCTACTGAGCCTCGGCGACACCGGCAAGGCCGCCTACGACGCGGTGGTCTGGCGGCTGGCGCAGCGGGTCGCCCGGGCCTATCGGACGCACTGGGTGCAGGCACAGGTCCCGACCGACGTGCGGCAGTTGCGCACCACGTTCGAGGAGGGCGGACATGACGTGGTCTGACCCCGTTCCGCCCCGGGGCGCATCCCGCCGGGAGACCTACTTCTTCCTGAGCTACGCCCACTCGGTGCCGCTGTCGGCCGGTGTCCGGCCGGACACCGACTACTGGGTCAACCGGTTCTTCAACGACCTGGCCACCGCCGTCCGGCACGCTGCCACGAGGAGCCGCGACCTCGACGCCGGCTTCTTCGACGGCCAGGTCAACCCGGGAGCCGACCTCAGGCAGACGCTCACCGACGCGCTCAGCCTCGCGCACGTCTTCGTGCCGCTGCACTCACCGAACTACTTCCGCAACGCGTGGGCGCTGGGCGAACGCGAGTCGTTCCGCAGCCGACTCACCCGGCTCACCCCGGCGCAGGCCGAACGGCACCTGGTGCCGGTGCTGTGGCTGCCGCTGCCGTCCCGGGGCGAGCGGCCGGAGACGACCCGGGCCCTCGACCTGGTTCCGGACGCCGGCGACCGGGCCGACTACGCCGAGAACGGCCTGCGCGCCCTCTGCAAGCTCAGCGCCTACCACGACCTCTACCGGCGGGTCCTCGATGCGCTGGCGAAGCAGATCGTCACGGTGACCGAGACGCAGCCGCTGGCCCGGTCCCGGGCGACGACGCTGTCCAGCCACCCGGTGCCTGACAGCGTCGGCCCGGCGCTGGTGGTCACCACCCTCACCGACCACGCACGGTGGCGGCCCTACGCAGGGCAGCACGAGCTGGCCGTGGCCGACCACGTCGCCGCGACCGCCGAGCGGCTCGGCCTGCCCACCCGGGTCGTCGACCTGGCGGCGGCCCGGGCCCTGGCGCCGCGGAGCCCCACCGTCGTGCTGGTGGACGCCGCGACCGGTGCCGCCGCCATCCGTTCGGCGCTGGACGATCTGCCCCGCTGGGTCGTCCCGCTGGTCATCGCCGCCGGTCACGAGCGTGGCGCGACGGCACCCGAGTCGGTTTCCGAAGCGTTGCAGGCCGCCGGGTTCCCCCGGGTCATGCCGGTACGCGCGATCGACGAGTTCGAGCGCTGCACCCCGCTGCTGGTGACCGAGGCCCGCAAGCAGTTCCTCCGGTACGGTCCGGTCGACCCGCCGGACGGCCCGGTCACCCCGAGACCGAGCCTGCGCCCGGCCCGGCCCTTCGACGGGCCGCCCGGGTCCGGCGCGAGCCTGCCGCCGGTGCGGCCGTTCGACACGACGCGAGGGAAGGACGAGCGATGACGCCATCGCGCGAAGGGCAGGTCATCACCTTCTACTCCTACAAGGGCGGTACGGGCCGCACGATGGCGCTGGCCAACACCGCCTGGATCCTCGCCGCGAACGGTCAGCGGGTGCTCGTCGCCGACTGGGACCTGGAGTCTCCCGGCCTGCACCGGTTCTACGCCCCGTTCCTCGACGCGGAGCAGGTCGCCACCACCGGCGGCGTCATGGACCTGATCCTGGACTACGAGTGGGAGAACGCCCGCCGGCGCGAGGAGACCGGCGCCGACCCCCGGCCCGGCGACTGGCACCGGGAGTACGCGCGGGTCCACCGGTACGCGTTCTCGGTGAGCTGGGAGTTCCCCGGCGGCGGCAGCCTCGACCTGCTCCTGGCCGGCCGGCACAATCCCGACTACGCGACCAGCGTGACCGGCCTGAACTGGGACAACTTCTACAACCGGCTCGGCGGCGCGCAGTTCTTCGACGCGCTGCGCGAGGACATGAAGCGGCACTACGACTACGCCCTGATCGACAGCCGCACCGGGATCAGCGACGTCGCCGAGATCTGCACCATCCACCTGCCCGACGTGCTGGTCGACTGCTTCACCCTCAGCGACCAGGGCATCGACGGCGCCGCGGCGGTGGCCGCCCGCGTCCGCGACTACGAGGGGCGTCGGGCGCGGCGGGTGCTGCCCGTGCCGATGCGGGTCGACGACGGGGAGAAGGGCAAGCGGGACGCCGGGCGGTCGCTGGCCATGCAGAAGTTCGCCGGCCTGCCGGGCGGCATGACCGACAGCGAGCGGCAGGCCTACTGGCTCACCGTCGAGGTGCCGTACCGCGCGTACTACGCCTACGAGGAGACGCTGGCGACCTTCGGCGACGAGCCGGGCGGGCGCACCACCCTGCTGTCCGCGTACGAGACGTTGACCAGCCACATCACCAACGGCAGGATCACCGGTCTGCCCCGGATGGACGACCAGCTGCGCCGCCGGACGGTGCAGCGCTTCGAACGCAAGCCGACGGTCGTGGACGAGCTGATCCTGCTGCGGCACGTGCCCGAGGACCAGGTGTGGGCGGAGTGGGCGCAGGCCGTGCTGAACTCCGCGGACCTGCGGGTGGTCACCGCTTCCCTGGACGGGCCGGCACCCGAGCAGACGGGCTCGGCCTTCCGCGAGGTCCGGCTGGTCTCCCGCGCCTACCTGGCGGCCTGGCGTGCCCGCTCCGGCACCGGTGGCGACCGGGCCGCGCCGAGCTGGCTGGCCGTGCACGTCGACGACACCCCGCCCGTGCCGGACGTCCCGGTCGGCAGTTGGACGGCCGTGCACGACCTCACCGCCGAGGACGCGGCGACCCACCTGCTGAAGCTGGTGGGACGCACGGTGGGCGCGGCCGGCCTGCGCCCGGCCCGCTTCCCCGGGGTGCGCGCGACGGTCTTCAACGCGCCGGCCCGCAACGCCCGCTTCACCGGGCGCGAGGACCTGCTGCGCCGGCTCCGTGAGGAGCTGAGGGCGTCGGGCGGCAGCGGCACCCCGGTCGCCCTGCGGGGCGGTCCCGGTCTCGGCAAGACGCAGCTCGCCATCGAGTACGCCCACCGGTTCCGGGGCGCGTACGACATCATCTGGTGGGTCGCCGCCGACCCGCCGCAGTTCGTCGACGTGCTCATGACGGAGCTCAGCGACGAGCTGGGCCTGCCGAGCCAGGCGACGATCCCGGAGACCAACCGCGCCCTGCGGCAGCGGCTGGGTCAGACCGAGCGCCGCCCCGACGGCACCCCGCCGCCGCACTGGCTGCTGATCTTCGACAACGCCGACCAGTACGAGGACGTCCGGCCCTACCTGCCGCAGGGCAACGGACACGTGCTGGTCACCACCCGCAACCCGGACTGGGGTGACCTGGCGCGGGCGGTGGACGTCGACGAGTTCGCGCGGGCGGAGAGCGTGGCGCACCTGCGCGCCCGCCTCGGCGAGCACCTGATGAGCGTCGCCGAGGCCGAGCGGGTCGCCGAGGCCGTGGAGAACGTGCCGATCTTCGTCGCGACGGTCGGGGCGTGGTTGGCCGACACCCGCACACCGGTCGAGGACTACCTGGCCGGGCTGCGCCGCACCGGCCTGGAGACGGAGGTCTGGGACCTCCCGCTCCAGCGGCTGCGGGAGGGTTCCCCGGGGGCGTACCGTCTCCTTCAACTCGCGTCGGTGCTCGCCCCGGAGATCTCCCTCGACCTGCTCTACAGCGACCGGGTGGCGCGGGTCATCGCCCCGCACGACCCGGTCGTCGCCGCGCGGGTCGCCGACCGGGTCTCCGAGCGTGACATCGCGGCGACGCTGGTGCAGCGGATGAACAAGCTCGCGCTCATCAAGCTGGACCCGCACGCCCACCGCGTGCAGGTGCACCGGCTGTTGCAGACCGCGCTGCGCGCCCGGATGACCGACGACGAGTTGGTCACGGCCAAGCACGAGGTGCACCAGATCCTCGCCGGGTCGCGACCGCCGGGTGAGGTGGAGGACCCGGCGAACCGGCAACGGTTCCGGATGCTCTGGCCGCACCTCGACGGCTCCGACGCGATCTCCTGCCGGGACGACGACGTCCGGCAACTGGTCATCGACCGGGTCCGCTACATCTACGTCAGCGGCGGGTACGAGCAGGGCGAGCGGTACGCGCGGGAGACCGAGGCCGTGTGGTCGGCGCTGCTGGCGGAGTTGCCGCCGGACGGAACGGAGCACCGCAAGCTGCGCGTCCAACTGCTGCACCTTCGGTTCAACTGGGCGAACGTGCTGCGCAGCCTCGGGCGGTTCGACGAGGCCCTCCGGCTGGACGAGGACACCCTGCACCAGCAGGAGGAGCTGATCGGCGACAGCCACCCGCACACGCTGATGACCGCCGGTGGTTACGGGGCGGACCTGCGCACCCTGGGCCGCTACCGGGAGGCCCTGGAGCGCAGCTCGCGGACGTACGCCGCATCGGTCGAGGTGTTCGGCGAGGATCACCGGCGGACCCTGACCGCGGCGAACAACCTGGCCGTGTCGTACCGGCTGATGGGCATGTTCGACCGGGCGCTCGAGGGTGACCAGGCGACCAACCGGCGACAGCGGGTCGTCCTCGGGCCGGAGCACCCGAACACCCTGGTGTCGGCCAACAACCTCGCCCGCGACCTGCGGGAGACCGGCGACTACGAGGGTTCCGTGGCGCTGCTACGGGAGGTGGTGACCGGCTACCGGAACCTCTTCGGCGAGCAGTCCCGTGACCTGCTCACCGCGCAGGCCAACCTGGCCGTGTCGTTGCGCAGCACCGGGGAGATCGCCGAGGCGGCCCAGTTGCTCGACGAGACCTACCAGCGGCTGCTGGCCACCCTCGGGCCGACCAGCCCGGACACCCTGTTCAGCCGGCTCAGCCGCACGGCCAACCTGATGTTGCAGGGGCAGAACACGCAGGCCCTGGCGGAGCTGGTCGAGGTGGAGCAGCAGTTCGTCCAGGCGTTCGGCGCCGACCACCCGTACTCGCTGGTCTGCCGGGTCAACCTGGGCGTGGCCCAGTGGGACGCCGGCGACACGGGCACCAGCCTGTCGATCACCGAGGCGGCCGCGGCGGCGATGCTCGCCGCACTCGGCGACCGGCACCCGTTCACCATGGCGGCGGCCAACAACCTCGCGGTCTTCACCATCCTCACCGGGGAGCAGGAGCGGGGACGCGACCGGCTGCTGGCCGTGGTGGAGCAGCTCGCGGAGGTGCTCGGGCCCGAGCACCCCGACACGTTGCGGGCCCGGGGCAACCTGGAGACCGTCAACCAGGCGTTGTCGGGCGGCCGGGTGAGCATCGGGCGGATGCGGATCGCCGACCGGCTCGCCAACCGGGTCGGGCAGCACCACCCCAGTGTCGTGGTGCTCCGCGACGGGCGGTACGTGCGGCGGGTGCTCGACCCGCACCCCTACTGACCGGGCCGCGCGCCGATCAGCAGGTCGGCGCTCAGCGCGGGGTCGGGGTCGACGAGCCAGCGCAGGATGCGCGGCAACTCCTCAACCGCGTCGAAGTGCGCCGCCCCGGGCCGGACCTCCATCTCGGCGCCGGGCATCTGCGCGGCCAGCCAGCGGCCGTGGCTGACCGGGGCGAAGTTGTCGTCGGCGCCGTGCCACAGCCGGACCGGCGTCGCCGCGGTGTCGATCGCCGACAGGTCGAACGCCCAGGGGCGGCGGAACGCCAGCACGTCGTCGATCCACCCGTACGGCCCGGAGCGGAGCGCCTCCGCGTAGGTGTCGGTGATGAGCCGGCGCAGCGCCGGATCGTTGACCGCCCGCCGGTCCGCCGCGCTCATCTCCGTCCTCAGGTCCGCGAGGAGCAGCCGTGGGTCCGCGGCGGCCCGCTCGGCACGCTGGCGGATCTCCTCCACCACGGCGGCGGTGTCGGGGCTGCCGGCGCCGAACCCGCGCACGTTGCCGGTGTTCATGCCGCCGACCCAGTCCAACTCGATGGCGTTCCACGGGGCGAGACTGACCAGCACCGCCACCCGGGTCACCCTGCCGCGCAGGCGGGCATCGGCCGCGCAGGCGAGGGCGTGCGGGCCGCCGCCGGAGCGTCCGACGACCGCGAACTCCCGCACGCCCAGGTGGTCGGCGATCGCCTCGACGTCGCGGGCGGCGTCGGCGACGTCGCGGTTCTCCCGTCGGTCGGAGTCGCCGTAGCCGGGCCGGTCGTAGGCGATCAGCCGGACACCCATGCGGTAGAGGACGATGCCGCGCGGCTTGGGGCCACGTCGGCTGCCGGGCGTGCCGTGGAGCAGGAAGACGGGGAAGCCGTCGGGCGCGCCGGTCACCTCGTACGCCACGCGTCTGCTGTCCTCGCGTTCGGCGAAGTCGGCCCCTGGCTCGCCGTCTCGGGTCACTCCGTCCTGCCCTTCGGTGCCGCTACCAGCCAATACTCGCAACCCGGCATCGAGTAGAGACGATGTCGGACGGCTCCACTCAACAATCGAGCCTAATGGTCGGGCCCGCCGCGCCGCTATGCCGAGCGGGAACAAGGGGCCGGATCTGTCGGAAACGACACCGCCGGTCTGCCGCCGCTGGAACTTCCGGCGGCCGCTTCGACCGGGGACGCCGGTGGCGGGGGTCGGACGGTCAGGCGGTCAGCGCGTCGAGGGCGTCGTCGAGCCGGGGCTTCCGGCCGTCGGCGAAGACGTCGAGGAACTCCTCGCCCGGCGGGGCCCAGAACCGGGTACGCGGCTCGTCCCGCCAGTCGCAGGTGATCTCGCAGCCCCACGAGTGCAGGTACGTCCGCTGGTCCGCCTGCCCGCGGTGGAACAGCGGGTCGCCGACGATCGGGAAGCCGAGCCACGCCAGGTGGACGCGGATCTGGTGACGCCGGCCGGTGACCGGCTTGAGCACCAGCAGCGTACGGTCGCCGCTCACCAGCGCCGTGGCGAAGTCGGTACGGGACTCGTAGGAGGGCTTGGACCGGTCGACGGCCGACTCCGGCAGCGCGAAGCGGCGGCGGTCGGCGTCGTAGCGGATGGCATCGCGCTCGCCCGCGATCCGGATGGTGCCCTTGCGGCCCGGCCGCAGCGGCAGGTCGATGGTGCCGGTCTCGGGCAGCCGCGCCCCCTCGACCCAGGCCAGATAGCGCTTGTCGGCGCCCCGGTTGGCGAACTGCCGGGTCAGCGAGGCGTGCGCCGACGGCGTCCTGGCCAGCAGCAGCAGCCCCGAGGTGACCTTGTCGATGCGGTGCACCCAGTGCACCGGCTCCCCGGCGGCGGCGGCCAGGTCGGTCAGGGACTCGGCGTGCCGCTCGCCCATCACGGAGATGCCCGGCGGCTTGTCGAGCACGAGCAGGTGGTCGTCCTCGTGGATGGGATCGCGCCGAAGTTCCGACCAACTGAAGGTGGTCATCATCGCCTCGGCTCTCGACTGTGCTGAGCTGCTCGGTGTCGCCGACGGCCGGCCCCGGGACATCGGTGACGCGCGGAGCGGGGTCGAGCCGGGCCAGGTGGGCCGGCACGGCGAAGGATACCAACCCGGCGACCGCCCGCCCCGACGTCGAGCGGCGTCGCGCCCCGGGGGCATCGCGCCCGCGCCCCGGGACCGTCGCGCCGGCCCTCGGCCCGTGCGGGTGACCGGCCACGAGCCGCGTGCCGGCGCACCGTGGGATCGCCAAATCCGGGTCGACCACACCATCTCCGTACGTCGCCGCACGGAGCGGACCAATGGCGAGGCCAGCATTTTGAAAGAAATATGACGGGTTGTCGGACTCTACCGTGAAAACGGCACATGGGGGTCGAGGCAGACCCGCGCGGAGAGCGCGGTCCGGACCTGGGAGGAATCCAACCGTGACCCAGTACGTGGAGGAGGCCGGCAGCCCGACGCGGCAGGCCGAAGAGTCTCGACCGCCGGCGAGAAGGGCGGGTGCGGGAGGATCGTCCGCACGGTGGTGGAGACGACCGTGGATCGTGCCACTGGTCGCGCTGAACGGGGCCTTCCTGCTGTTCGTCCTGCCGCCGTACCTCGGTCTCGACCCGAACCAGTCACGGGTGGTGCTGAACGACGGCTTCGCGTCGCACTACGCCGTCCTGGTGGTGCACATCCTCTTCGGCACCATCGCGCTGGTGACGTTGTGCCTCCAGGCCTGGCCGTGGCTGCGCCTGCGGTACCCGAGGGTGCACCGGCTCAGCGGGCGGCTGTACGTCTTCGCCGGCGCCATCCCGTCCGCGCTGCTCGCGCTCGTCCTC is drawn from Micromonospora sp. NBC_01740 and contains these coding sequences:
- a CDS encoding FxsB family cyclophane-forming radical SAM/SPASM peptide maturase, with translation MRSEPDGQPTGQVAPLTQYVLKLVSRCDLACDHCYVYEHPDQSWRRQPRVMASATVAAAAERIAEHAAAHRLDAVRVVLHGGEPLLAGAARLDSTAGTLRRVIGPVARLDLRMQSNGVLLTPATCDVLVTHDVKVGISLDGDRAANDRHRRHANGSSSHRQVLRALSLLRSPAYRSSYAGILCTVDLANDPIRVYEALLAEEPPHVDFLLPHANWDNPPARPDGPATPYADWLLAVHRRWLADGRPVPIRLLESLLSTASGHGSRSEAVGLGPADLVVVETDGTFEQVDSLKSAFDGAAATGLDVFRHRVDDAAAHPAIAVRQTGLDGLCATCRACPVVGHCGGGLYAHRYRAGDGFDNPSVYCPDLLELVRVVTAAPVADEPDRPTDSLHPRVLDDLATGAGAAGSAAQLAAVHLALVRALLVALSERAAGDPVAADGWRLLVHLDDAHPDAVRAVLAHPFVRRWARRCRDGTAELSYLACVAAAAAVRARVRADLPVPVRDGVVSLPTLGALAVGAERGVVRLVVDDGDVRLAGRRIAVLPGHDGDPARKDGPDGWLPVRAVRLGGNRLLLEDTDPHRDGYDLPVEPRLSGAAALGWTRRLEGAVRRIDAEATSYTAGVRTLLRAVVPLRAEPTGRFRSAAAGVAFGAVAVTAVPDDATLAVLLVHEVQHLKLSAVLDVCDLFDRDDTRTLRVPWRDDPRPVEGVLHGVYAHLAVADVWRHRPGPAAGDHFRRYRDWTDGALDALLDLGVLTAAGERFVGGMRATVDTWP
- a CDS encoding aminoglycoside N(3)-acetyltransferase, with product MAVTAGPLRRATLTADLRALGLRPGSTVLVHCALSRVGRVAGGPATLLAALRDVLGGAGTVVVPAQTAGNSTTSRAFRVATAGLGPAGVAAAEAAIVPFDPERSPAEGMGVFAEHVRRQPGASRSHHPQTSFAALGPDAARLTAVHDLDCHLGERSPLGALHAADAVVLLLGVDWSVCTAFHLAEYRLRRPPVDRAYRCYVRDAAGRRVRHDFQALDLHDTDFPLIGRALTEAGAVRRGPVGGADCRLTDLRVAVDFARGWMDEHRR
- a CDS encoding TIR-like protein FxsC, which encodes MTEGTLWEDESAPVFFLSYAHKKNQVAAPRDTNQKVFQLFVDLSDHVVELLGLGPGRTAGFMDRMLDGGQVWTDDLAFAAGHCQVFIPLISTHYLNSDWCAREWDAFTRRPILTRPGAEPSAGETPVIPVNWSLVERRRLPAAVSRRQMFTPTRLPPEIAPQYHEEGIYGLLSLGDTGKAAYDAVVWRLAQRVARAYRTHWVQAQVPTDVRQLRTTFEEGGHDVV
- a CDS encoding TIR-like protein FxsC — encoded protein: MTWSDPVPPRGASRRETYFFLSYAHSVPLSAGVRPDTDYWVNRFFNDLATAVRHAATRSRDLDAGFFDGQVNPGADLRQTLTDALSLAHVFVPLHSPNYFRNAWALGERESFRSRLTRLTPAQAERHLVPVLWLPLPSRGERPETTRALDLVPDAGDRADYAENGLRALCKLSAYHDLYRRVLDALAKQIVTVTETQPLARSRATTLSSHPVPDSVGPALVVTTLTDHARWRPYAGQHELAVADHVAATAERLGLPTRVVDLAAARALAPRSPTVVLVDAATGAAAIRSALDDLPRWVVPLVIAAGHERGATAPESVSEALQAAGFPRVMPVRAIDEFERCTPLLVTEARKQFLRYGPVDPPDGPVTPRPSLRPARPFDGPPGSGASLPPVRPFDTTRGKDER
- the fxsT gene encoding FxSxx-COOH system tetratricopeptide repeat protein codes for the protein MTPSREGQVITFYSYKGGTGRTMALANTAWILAANGQRVLVADWDLESPGLHRFYAPFLDAEQVATTGGVMDLILDYEWENARRREETGADPRPGDWHREYARVHRYAFSVSWEFPGGGSLDLLLAGRHNPDYATSVTGLNWDNFYNRLGGAQFFDALREDMKRHYDYALIDSRTGISDVAEICTIHLPDVLVDCFTLSDQGIDGAAAVAARVRDYEGRRARRVLPVPMRVDDGEKGKRDAGRSLAMQKFAGLPGGMTDSERQAYWLTVEVPYRAYYAYEETLATFGDEPGGRTTLLSAYETLTSHITNGRITGLPRMDDQLRRRTVQRFERKPTVVDELILLRHVPEDQVWAEWAQAVLNSADLRVVTASLDGPAPEQTGSAFREVRLVSRAYLAAWRARSGTGGDRAAPSWLAVHVDDTPPVPDVPVGSWTAVHDLTAEDAATHLLKLVGRTVGAAGLRPARFPGVRATVFNAPARNARFTGREDLLRRLREELRASGGSGTPVALRGGPGLGKTQLAIEYAHRFRGAYDIIWWVAADPPQFVDVLMTELSDELGLPSQATIPETNRALRQRLGQTERRPDGTPPPHWLLIFDNADQYEDVRPYLPQGNGHVLVTTRNPDWGDLARAVDVDEFARAESVAHLRARLGEHLMSVAEAERVAEAVENVPIFVATVGAWLADTRTPVEDYLAGLRRTGLETEVWDLPLQRLREGSPGAYRLLQLASVLAPEISLDLLYSDRVARVIAPHDPVVAARVADRVSERDIAATLVQRMNKLALIKLDPHAHRVQVHRLLQTALRARMTDDELVTAKHEVHQILAGSRPPGEVEDPANRQRFRMLWPHLDGSDAISCRDDDVRQLVIDRVRYIYVSGGYEQGERYARETEAVWSALLAELPPDGTEHRKLRVQLLHLRFNWANVLRSLGRFDEALRLDEDTLHQQEELIGDSHPHTLMTAGGYGADLRTLGRYREALERSSRTYAASVEVFGEDHRRTLTAANNLAVSYRLMGMFDRALEGDQATNRRQRVVLGPEHPNTLVSANNLARDLRETGDYEGSVALLREVVTGYRNLFGEQSRDLLTAQANLAVSLRSTGEIAEAAQLLDETYQRLLATLGPTSPDTLFSRLSRTANLMLQGQNTQALAELVEVEQQFVQAFGADHPYSLVCRVNLGVAQWDAGDTGTSLSITEAAAAAMLAALGDRHPFTMAAANNLAVFTILTGEQERGRDRLLAVVEQLAEVLGPEHPDTLRARGNLETVNQALSGGRVSIGRMRIADRLANRVGQHHPSVVVLRDGRYVRRVLDPHPY
- a CDS encoding alpha/beta fold hydrolase, which encodes MTRDGEPGADFAEREDSRRVAYEVTGAPDGFPVFLLHGTPGSRRGPKPRGIVLYRMGVRLIAYDRPGYGDSDRRENRDVADAARDVEAIADHLGVREFAVVGRSGGGPHALACAADARLRGRVTRVAVLVSLAPWNAIELDWVGGMNTGNVRGFGAGSPDTAAVVEEIRQRAERAAADPRLLLADLRTEMSAADRRAVNDPALRRLITDTYAEALRSGPYGWIDDVLAFRRPWAFDLSAIDTAATPVRLWHGADDNFAPVSHGRWLAAQMPGAEMEVRPGAAHFDAVEELPRILRWLVDPDPALSADLLIGARPGQ